One Heyndrickxia oleronia genomic window, TTCAAAGTTTACAAGAAGAGCTTATGATGATGATGCCTGAGGAAATTGGTGATGGACCTGTTGATCAGGAAAAATATTTAACACGTAGTGCGAAAAAAGTAGCCTTAATGGTAGCTGGTTTAGGAGCACAGAAATATGGAACAAAACTTGAACATGAACAAGAAGTCCTTGTAAATGTAGCAGATATCGTTTCATTAGCATATGCAATGGAATCAGCTGTCCTTCGTACAGAAAAAGCAATCGCAAAAGAAGGTGTAGAAAAGAGTGCACAAAAAGTCCTTTACACGCAAATTTTCTGCCAAGAAGCAATCAATGAAATTGAGCAATTGGCTAAGGAATCCATTGTAGCGATTGAAACTGGTGATACTTTACGAATGATGTTATCAGCTCTTCGAAAATTAATTCGACACACACCGATCAATGTCATTGCGAAAAAGCGTGAAGCTTCAGTAAAACTAATTGAAGCAGAAAAATATGTATTATAAAGTCTCTTTTCTCAACCTTTGTTGCTAATTACGAAAAGTTTTAATTATTCATATCGGTTGAAGTGCGCTAGAAAAGTGCTACAAACCCATAAGAACCATTGAATTCTTAATTGGGTGTAAAAGAAAGCAGTTGGTTTCTTACAAAAGCAACAAACTATAGGAAAACAGCCTTTATAAAAAATAATGTTAATGTCCTTGATGATATCTACATCAAGGGCATTTCTTATGTTTATATTTTAAAGTAAGGCTCTTTTCTAGAACATTGTTGCTATTTAAGTAAAGTTTAACAAATAACTATCAGCTGAAGACCGCTACACCTTTCATTTCACTGAAGAGCTACAAACTTTATAAGAATCGCTGAATCTTTTTATTGGGTGTAAAAGCCGGCAGTTAGGCTTTAACAAAAGCAACAAACTATAGGAAAACAGACTAAGGTAATAACTATTTATTAGCTTTGTAATAACGCTTATCCATCAGAAAAATTTTGAAAGTGGTAAGAGGAAAATAATCTTTGAATTTGTAAGATTGAACAGGTAAAATAGATATAGTGTTAAAATAGCTAATAATCCCATAATTTAAGGTGGTGATTAAGAAATGACATTAACATTTTATTGGTACCCTAAATGTGGGACATGTCGCAAAGCAAAGAAATGGTTAGAGGAACATCAAATCTCCTTTAACGAAGTACATATTGTAGATAATCCTCCTTCACGTGAGGAATTAGAAAAGCTTTACAAAAAAAGCGACTTAGAGTTAAAGAAATTTTTTAATACGAGTGGTCAAAAATATCGTGAACTAGGGCTAAAAGATCGCATCCCAACGGCTAGTGAAGACGAACTATTGGATCTGCTCGCATCAGATGGGATGTTAATTAAACGTCCTCTATTAACTGATGGAAATAAAGTAACCGTTGGATTTAAAGAAGAAATGTATAAGAATACATGGGCTTAAGCTAGTATTCTTGCTAACAAAAGTGTTTTATGTAAATATTAATTTGATAAATCTTTGGAGGGATCTTTGAATGAGTTTACCTAAAGAATTACGTTATTCTGAAGAACATGAGTGGGTAAAGAAAGAGGGAGAAAGCCTACGTATCGGTATCACAGATTTCGCACAATCTGAATTAGGTGATATTGTATTTGTTGAACTTCCTGAAGTTGGAGATGAAGTAACAGCGAAT contains:
- a CDS encoding arsenate reductase family protein, coding for MTLTFYWYPKCGTCRKAKKWLEEHQISFNEVHIVDNPPSREELEKLYKKSDLELKKFFNTSGQKYRELGLKDRIPTASEDELLDLLASDGMLIKRPLLTDGNKVTVGFKEEMYKNTWA